In the Staphylococcus condimenti genome, one interval contains:
- the dnaI gene encoding primosomal protein DnaI: protein MKRFSNIMQTSPDFQKRFEKIKKDVINDPDVKQFLETHQSELTNRMIDEDLNILQEYKDQQKHYDGHDFADCPNFVKGHVPELYIENGRIKIKYLPCPCKIKHDEEQREAHLITSHHMQRDTLNAKLKDIYMDKRDRLNVAMVADKFCKDVIAEKENVKGLYLYGSFGTGKSFILGAIANQLKSKKIPSTIVYLPEFIRTLKNGFKDGSYEKKLQRIREANILMLDDIGAEEVTPWVRDEVIGPLLHYRMVHELPTLFSSNLDFNALEHHLSITRNGAEETKAARIMERIKSLATPYELVGENYRDD, encoded by the coding sequence ATGAAGCGGTTCAGTAATATAATGCAGACATCTCCTGATTTTCAAAAAAGGTTTGAAAAAATCAAGAAAGATGTCATTAATGATCCAGATGTAAAACAATTTTTAGAAACGCATCAATCAGAGTTAACGAATCGAATGATTGATGAGGATCTGAATATTTTACAAGAATATAAAGACCAGCAAAAACACTATGATGGTCATGATTTTGCAGACTGTCCGAATTTTGTAAAAGGTCATGTACCTGAACTTTATATTGAAAACGGTCGTATTAAAATCAAATATTTACCGTGTCCATGCAAGATCAAACATGATGAAGAACAAAGAGAAGCACATCTTATTACTTCACATCATATGCAAAGAGATACATTGAATGCTAAATTAAAAGATATTTATATGGATAAGCGGGATAGATTGAATGTTGCAATGGTAGCTGATAAGTTTTGTAAAGATGTGATTGCAGAAAAAGAAAATGTGAAGGGATTATATCTTTATGGTTCATTTGGTACAGGCAAGTCTTTTATTTTAGGTGCTATTGCCAATCAATTGAAATCAAAAAAAATACCTTCGACCATTGTTTATTTGCCTGAATTTATTCGTACTTTGAAAAATGGTTTCAAAGATGGTTCTTACGAAAAGAAATTGCAGCGAATCAGAGAAGCGAATATATTAATGCTTGATGATATTGGTGCTGAAGAAGTGACGCCGTGGGTGAGAGATGAAGTCATCGGACCATTACTTCATTATCGGATGGTGCATGAACTTCCCACGTTGTTCAGTTCAAATTTAGATTTTAATGCACTTGAACATCATCTTTCTATAACGCGTAATGGCGCAGAAGAGACCAAAGCTGCTAGAATTATGGAACGTATAAAATCGTTAGCAACTCCATATGAACTTGTTGGAGAGAATTATCGTGACGATTGA
- the polA gene encoding DNA polymerase I, with protein MEKLVLIDGNSLSFRAFYALPLLTNRAGIHTNAVYGFAMLLEKIKKEEQPTNFLVAFDAGKTTFRHETFGDYKGGRQKTPPELSEQFPLIRQLLDAYQIKHYELENYEADDIIGTLSKEADKAGIKTIIVTGDRDLTQLASDNVTIYYTKKGVTDVDHYTPEFIAEKYNGLKPSQIIDMKGLMGDTSDNIPGIAGVGEKTAIKLLNQYDTVENLYEHIDEVSGKKLKEKLENGQEDAFMSKQLATIKRDSPIEVSLKDTKLPEDADQTAKIDLFKELDFKQMLNQIDVDAEDKTEEKREYKIEHDFDAINFNDLSEASIHFEVDEGDYLTADILKFGLQADGHFVVINADQVQNFPELVKWLENDQTRKRVYDAKKTYAEAHRLNIDIKNISFDIMLASYILDPSRSIDDVYSVVHNYGQNYVAEEVNIYGKGRKRQIPADEVLDTYIASILDAISESTPIMYDQLEEYNQLDLFESLELPLARILGEMEELGIYTDVDELKEMEKEIQGKLDTLIARIHESAGEDFNINSPKQLGVVLFENLKLPVIKKTKTGYSTAVDVLEQLQGEHPIIDDILEYRQLSKLQSTYIEGLQKVIQKDHRIHTHFNQTLAQTGRLSSVDPNLQNIPVRLEEGRRIRKAFKPAEAGNVILSADYSQIELRVLAHITQDESMIKAFREGHDIHTATAMKVFGVEADEVDGLMRRQAKAVNFGIVYGISDYGLSQSLGITRKAAKQFIDDYLDSFPGVKQYMSDIVKDAKAKGYVETLLHRRRYIPDITSRNFNRRSFAERTAMNTPIQGSAADIIKLAMVNFDKEIKNKDFHAHLLLQVHDELIFELPEEEVEAFSAFIEDIMDNAIDLDVPLQVDTNYGPTWYDAK; from the coding sequence GTGGAAAAATTAGTATTAATTGATGGAAATAGTTTAAGTTTCCGCGCATTTTATGCTTTACCTCTTTTGACAAATCGTGCGGGCATTCATACAAATGCTGTATATGGATTCGCTATGTTATTAGAAAAGATAAAAAAAGAAGAACAGCCGACAAACTTTTTAGTTGCGTTTGATGCAGGCAAAACAACTTTCAGACATGAAACATTCGGTGATTATAAAGGTGGTCGACAAAAGACTCCACCAGAATTGAGCGAACAATTTCCTTTAATCCGTCAATTATTGGATGCTTATCAGATTAAGCATTATGAATTAGAGAATTATGAAGCGGATGATATCATAGGAACATTAAGCAAAGAGGCTGACAAAGCAGGTATTAAAACTATTATAGTGACAGGAGACAGAGACTTAACACAACTGGCTTCAGACAATGTGACAATTTATTATACGAAAAAAGGTGTTACAGATGTTGATCACTATACGCCTGAATTCATAGCTGAAAAGTATAATGGTTTAAAACCTTCTCAAATTATTGATATGAAAGGGCTTATGGGCGATACTTCCGATAATATTCCTGGCATCGCGGGTGTAGGAGAAAAAACGGCAATTAAGCTTTTGAACCAATATGATACTGTTGAAAATTTGTATGAACATATCGATGAAGTATCAGGTAAAAAATTAAAAGAAAAACTTGAAAATGGACAAGAAGATGCATTTATGAGTAAGCAATTGGCCACAATCAAACGTGATAGTCCGATTGAAGTATCGTTAAAAGATACTAAATTACCTGAAGACGCAGATCAAACTGCAAAAATTGATTTGTTTAAGGAATTGGATTTCAAGCAAATGTTGAATCAAATCGATGTAGATGCAGAAGATAAAACTGAAGAAAAACGAGAATATAAAATAGAACATGATTTTGATGCGATTAATTTCAATGATTTATCAGAAGCATCCATTCATTTTGAAGTGGATGAAGGCGATTATTTAACTGCAGATATTCTAAAGTTCGGACTTCAAGCAGATGGGCATTTTGTTGTCATTAATGCTGATCAAGTCCAAAATTTTCCAGAATTAGTAAAATGGTTAGAAAATGATCAAACTCGAAAACGTGTATATGATGCTAAAAAAACTTATGCAGAGGCGCACCGACTTAATATTGATATTAAAAATATTTCGTTTGATATCATGTTAGCAAGTTATATCTTAGACCCATCAAGAAGCATTGATGATGTTTATTCAGTTGTTCATAACTATGGTCAAAATTACGTGGCCGAAGAAGTAAATATATATGGCAAAGGACGTAAAAGACAAATTCCTGCAGATGAGGTGCTAGATACTTATATTGCTTCTATTTTAGATGCAATTTCTGAAAGTACGCCAATTATGTATGATCAGCTTGAAGAATATAATCAGCTTGATTTGTTTGAGTCATTAGAGTTGCCGCTTGCACGTATTTTGGGTGAAATGGAAGAATTGGGTATTTATACAGATGTGGATGAATTAAAAGAAATGGAAAAAGAAATCCAAGGTAAATTAGATACCTTAATAGCGCGTATACATGAATCTGCAGGTGAAGACTTTAATATTAATTCACCTAAACAGCTAGGAGTAGTGCTTTTTGAAAATCTTAAACTACCTGTTATTAAAAAGACAAAAACAGGCTATTCAACTGCAGTAGATGTGCTTGAGCAATTACAAGGCGAACATCCTATTATAGATGATATACTCGAATATCGTCAGCTTTCTAAATTACAATCGACTTACATCGAAGGTTTGCAAAAAGTTATTCAAAAAGATCATCGTATCCATACACATTTCAATCAGACATTAGCCCAAACTGGAAGATTATCTTCTGTAGATCCAAATTTACAAAATATTCCAGTGAGATTAGAAGAAGGACGCAGAATTCGTAAAGCGTTTAAACCGGCAGAAGCGGGCAATGTTATCTTGTCAGCTGACTATTCTCAAATCGAATTACGTGTACTTGCACACATCACACAAGATGAAAGTATGATAAAAGCTTTCAGAGAAGGTCATGATATTCATACTGCGACTGCAATGAAAGTATTTGGAGTAGAAGCTGATGAAGTAGATGGTTTAATGCGCAGACAAGCAAAAGCAGTCAACTTTGGTATTGTATACGGAATCAGTGATTACGGTTTAAGCCAAAGCTTAGGTATAACAAGAAAAGCTGCAAAGCAATTTATTGATGATTATTTAGACAGCTTTCCAGGTGTAAAACAATATATGAGTGATATTGTTAAAGATGCTAAAGCTAAAGGATATGTTGAAACACTATTACATCGTCGCAGATATATTCCAGATATTACGAGTCGTAATTTTAATCGCAGAAGTTTTGCTGAAAGAACAGCGATGAATACTCCAATTCAAGGAAGTGCGGCTGATATTATTAAATTGGCTATGGTTAATTTTGATAAAGAAATTAAAAATAAAGATTTTCATGCACATTTGCTATTACAAGTACACGATGAGTTGATTTTTGAACTTCCTGAAGAAGAAGTAGAAGCATTTAGTGCATTTATTGAAGATATAATGGATAATGCGATCGATTTAGACGTACCTTTACAAGTAGACACAAATTATGGTCCTACATGGTATGATGCAAAATAG
- a CDS encoding glyceraldehyde-3-phosphate dehydrogenase: MTTNIAINGMGRIGRMVLRIASKNDDLNVVAINASYPPETIAHLVKYDTTHGKYDGEVEPTEEGIRIDGHDIKLVSDRNPENLPWKDLDIDIVIEATGKFNHGDKAIAHINAGAKKVLLTGPSKGGHVQMVVKGVNDDSLDVEEYDIFSNASCTTNCIGPVAKVLNDNFGIENGLMTTVHAITNDQKNIDNPHKDLRRARSCNESIIPTSTGAAKALKEVLPELEGKLHGMALRVPTKNVSLVDLVVDLKKDVTAEEVNKAFEDADLDGVLAVSDEPLVSVDFNTNPNSAIVDSMSTMVMDDKKVKVIAWYDNEWGYSNRVVDIAVQIGELLNTKEKATA, from the coding sequence ATGACAACGAATATTGCAATTAACGGAATGGGACGCATAGGACGTATGGTACTGCGTATTGCTTCTAAAAATGATGATTTAAACGTAGTAGCTATTAATGCGAGCTATCCTCCAGAAACAATTGCACATTTAGTAAAATACGATACGACTCATGGTAAATATGATGGTGAGGTAGAGCCAACTGAAGAGGGCATTCGTATCGATGGTCATGATATTAAATTAGTTTCAGACCGTAATCCGGAAAACTTACCTTGGAAAGATTTAGATATCGATATTGTCATAGAAGCTACAGGAAAATTCAACCACGGCGATAAAGCAATTGCACATATCAATGCTGGCGCTAAAAAAGTATTATTGACTGGACCATCAAAAGGCGGTCATGTTCAAATGGTTGTTAAAGGCGTAAATGATGACAGCCTAGATGTTGAAGAGTATGACATTTTCAGTAATGCTTCATGTACTACAAACTGTATCGGTCCAGTTGCAAAAGTATTGAATGATAACTTTGGAATCGAAAATGGTTTGATGACAACTGTACATGCAATTACAAATGATCAAAAAAACATTGACAATCCTCATAAAGATTTACGTCGTGCACGTTCATGCAACGAAAGCATTATTCCTACTTCAACAGGTGCTGCTAAAGCGCTTAAAGAAGTTTTACCGGAATTAGAAGGTAAATTGCATGGTATGGCATTACGTGTACCGACTAAAAACGTTTCATTAGTAGATTTAGTTGTAGATTTGAAAAAAGATGTTACAGCAGAAGAAGTTAATAAAGCTTTTGAAGATGCTGATTTAGATGGTGTTTTAGCTGTTTCAGATGAACCGTTAGTTTCAGTAGACTTTAATACAAACCCTAATTCTGCAATTGTTGATTCAATGTCAACAATGGTTATGGATGATAAAAAAGTAAAAGTTATCGCATGGTATGATAATGAATGGGGTTATTCAAACCGTGTTGTTGATATTGCAGTGCAAATCGGCGAATTATTAAATACTAAAGAAAAAGCAACAGCTTAA
- the coaE gene encoding dephospho-CoA kinase (Dephospho-CoA kinase (CoaE) performs the final step in coenzyme A biosynthesis.): MGKVIGLTGGIGTGKSTVSNLLEVHGFKIVDADVASREAVEKDSEGLQQVKQVFGDKAVDQNGEMDRKYIGEIVFNDAKKRKELNQIIHPIVREIMNEQKEQYLSEGYNVIMDIPLLFENNLQDTVDETWLVYASESIQVERLMERNDLSQEEAKARVYSQISIDKKRRMADHVIDNRGTLLELKQNVEQLLMDEGYIQQAAYNQDEE; the protein is encoded by the coding sequence ATGGGAAAAGTGATAGGATTAACAGGTGGAATTGGTACTGGTAAATCTACAGTATCTAATCTTTTGGAAGTTCATGGCTTTAAAATTGTAGATGCAGATGTAGCGTCCAGAGAAGCAGTTGAAAAAGATTCAGAAGGCTTACAACAAGTAAAACAAGTATTCGGTGACAAAGCCGTTGATCAAAATGGAGAAATGGACCGTAAATATATTGGAGAAATTGTATTTAATGATGCTAAAAAACGTAAAGAACTTAACCAAATCATCCATCCAATTGTTAGAGAAATCATGAATGAACAAAAAGAACAATATTTAAGCGAAGGTTATAACGTCATTATGGATATACCGCTATTGTTTGAAAATAACTTGCAAGATACAGTAGATGAAACTTGGTTAGTATATGCATCTGAAAGTATCCAAGTTGAAAGATTGATGGAACGCAATGACTTATCTCAAGAAGAAGCAAAAGCTAGAGTCTACAGTCAAATTTCAATTGATAAAAAACGACGTATGGCTGATCATGTAATTGATAATCGAGGTACTTTATTGGAATTAAAACAAAATGTGGAACAATTATTAATGGATGAGGGATATATTCAACAAGCTGCATATAATCAGGATGAAGAATAA
- a CDS encoding replication initiation and membrane attachment family protein, with amino-acid sequence MFSQDDFGIRPQDPFNVLQPDKLSETQLEVLNRLMTPLIGTQAVGIYHYLSQFANLDSNQSISHYVIMSELKINLGDFREEMNLLEAIGLIKTFVKHGKENSHFVYELIQPPTPKQFFNDPMLSVYLYKEVDKNRFHQLRRYFEQQQMNLSDYQEVTRNFIDVFKVPNQAFDDVQKNNIKQTASYKGINLDRVQFDFETLYQLLSNHFVSSEIVEEQAKGLITQLAVLYGITPEGMKGLILKSLTSGQRISYEELRKQARSFYAIEHENQLPSLESKVELQSTNTQKQEVVELTKAPQTPEEFESWFELMDTTSPIDMLASWSKSEPTLKQKYMVEDLMVREQLPFGVINMLLQYVMLNNDMQLPKSYIQEIASNWKKKELASAEQAYHHVKEMKKAEKQRKAKQNNSQRNFKNYGQQVVSKEITPEWLIRGDHKKRRGKKNETQSDSDDQSLAQDRANFLKHLNETWKEDDE; translated from the coding sequence ATGTTTAGTCAAGATGATTTCGGTATTCGACCGCAAGATCCGTTCAATGTACTTCAACCTGATAAATTATCTGAAACGCAGTTAGAAGTATTGAATCGATTGATGACACCCTTAATCGGAACACAAGCTGTTGGTATATACCACTACTTATCACAATTTGCGAATTTAGATTCTAATCAATCAATAAGCCATTATGTCATTATGAGCGAACTGAAAATCAATTTAGGAGATTTTCGTGAAGAAATGAACCTGCTAGAAGCAATCGGGTTAATTAAAACTTTCGTCAAACACGGTAAAGAAAACTCTCATTTTGTATACGAATTGATTCAGCCGCCTACACCTAAGCAGTTTTTTAATGATCCGATGCTTTCAGTCTATCTTTATAAAGAAGTGGACAAAAACCGCTTTCATCAATTGAGACGATATTTTGAACAACAACAAATGAATTTAAGCGACTATCAAGAAGTAACACGAAATTTCATTGATGTTTTTAAAGTACCTAACCAAGCTTTTGATGATGTTCAAAAAAATAATATTAAACAAACTGCTTCATACAAAGGTATCAATCTAGACAGAGTTCAATTTGATTTTGAGACGCTATATCAATTATTAAGCAACCACTTTGTCAGTTCAGAAATCGTTGAAGAACAAGCCAAGGGTCTTATTACTCAACTTGCTGTTTTATATGGCATCACTCCAGAAGGAATGAAGGGATTGATTTTAAAATCTTTAACGAGCGGCCAGCGTATTTCTTATGAAGAATTAAGAAAACAAGCACGTTCTTTCTATGCAATTGAACATGAAAATCAATTACCGTCATTAGAGTCTAAAGTTGAATTGCAGTCTACTAATACACAAAAACAAGAAGTTGTTGAATTAACCAAAGCTCCGCAAACGCCAGAAGAGTTTGAGAGCTGGTTTGAATTAATGGACACAACAAGTCCAATTGATATGTTAGCAAGTTGGTCTAAATCTGAGCCTACATTGAAACAAAAGTATATGGTTGAAGATTTGATGGTACGTGAACAATTACCTTTTGGGGTTATCAACATGCTGCTTCAATATGTCATGTTAAATAATGATATGCAATTACCAAAGTCATATATTCAAGAAATTGCTTCTAATTGGAAAAAGAAAGAATTGGCATCTGCTGAACAAGCATATCATCACGTAAAAGAAATGAAAAAAGCTGAAAAACAACGTAAAGCGAAACAAAACAATAGTCAGCGTAACTTTAAAAATTATGGTCAGCAAGTGGTATCAAAAGAAATCACGCCAGAGTGGTTGATTAGAGGAGATCATAAAAAAAGACGCGGCAAAAAAAACGAAACGCAATCTGATTCTGATGATCAAAGCTTAGCTCAAGATAGAGCGAACTTTTTAAAACATTTAAATGAAACATGGAAGGAGGATGACGAATGA
- the mutM gene encoding bifunctional DNA-formamidopyrimidine glycosylase/DNA-(apurinic or apyrimidinic site) lyase gives MPELPEVEHVKRGIEPLVLNQRIDEVEFSDAVINGKEIGKDTIIKQIDLPMFKLYSEGYKITQVERRSKYILFHIETENDKRVLVSHLGMSGGFFVVDTLEDIIVPNYKKHWHVNFKLSNGKQLIYSDIRRFGEIKNVADLSAHSSFSEMAPEPFNEEALAYFQHQLNKKIYQNKPIKQVILDHKVIAGCGNIYACEALFNAKINPERSVNSLNADEQQRVFDEVVKVLRLGIENGGTSISSYRHADGKTGEMQNYLNVYKKKVCPACGGPIQTKVIAGRNTHYCPQCQK, from the coding sequence ATGCCGGAATTACCAGAAGTTGAACATGTAAAACGCGGCATTGAACCGTTAGTATTAAATCAACGTATTGATGAAGTTGAATTCTCAGATGCTGTCATCAACGGGAAAGAAATTGGAAAAGATACGATTATTAAACAAATAGATTTACCAATGTTTAAATTATATTCAGAAGGCTATAAAATTACACAGGTTGAACGAAGAAGTAAATATATACTTTTTCATATTGAAACTGAAAATGACAAAAGAGTGCTAGTAAGTCATTTAGGGATGTCAGGTGGTTTCTTTGTTGTTGATACATTAGAAGATATTATTGTCCCAAACTACAAAAAACATTGGCATGTCAATTTTAAATTAAGTAATGGTAAACAGCTTATATATTCAGATATACGACGTTTTGGTGAAATTAAGAATGTAGCAGATTTATCTGCGCATTCTTCTTTTTCCGAAATGGCACCAGAACCGTTTAATGAAGAAGCTCTTGCGTATTTTCAACATCAGTTAAATAAAAAAATATATCAAAATAAACCGATTAAACAGGTGATTTTAGATCACAAAGTTATTGCAGGATGCGGAAATATATATGCTTGTGAAGCTTTGTTTAATGCAAAAATCAATCCTGAACGTAGTGTGAATTCACTAAATGCGGATGAACAACAACGTGTATTTGATGAAGTAGTGAAAGTATTACGTTTAGGTATTGAAAATGGCGGTACAAGCATTTCCTCTTATCGTCACGCTGATGGTAAAACAGGAGAAATGCAGAATTATTTAAATGTATATAAAAAGAAAGTTTGCCCAGCTTGCGGCGGACCGATTCAAACAAAAGTCATTGCGGGCAGAAACACACACTATTGTCCACAATGCCAAAAATAG
- the thrS gene encoding threonine--tRNA ligase, which yields MDKINITFPDGNSTEFDKGITTEEIAQSISPGLRKKAVAGKFNDKMVDLTRPLEEDGSIEIVTPGSDEALEVLRHSTAHLMAQALKRLYGDVKFGVGPVIDGGFYYDFDTDVKISSDDFPEIEKTMKQIVNENYKIERKVVSREEAKEFFKDDPYKLELIDAIPEDESVTLYSQGEFTDLCRGVHVPSTSKIKEFKLLSTAGAYWRGDSNNKMLQRIYGTAFFDKKDLKAHLKMLEERKERDHRKIGKELDLFMNSQLVGAGLPLWLPNGATIRREIERYIVDKEVALGYDHVYTPVMANVELYKTSGHWDHYQDDMFPPMKLDETEEMVLRPMNCPHHMMIYKNKPHSYRELPIRIAELGTMHRYEASGAVSGLQRVRGMTLNDSHIFVRPDQIKEEFKRVVELILDVYEDFGFENYSFRLSYRDPEDKEKYFDDDEMWERAESMLKEAVDEMGLPYEEAIGEAAFYGPKLDVQVKTAMGKEETLSTAQLDFLLPERFDLAYIGKDGEEHRPVVIHRGVVSTMERFVAFLTEETKGAFPTWLAPKQVEIIPVNVDLHYDYARQIQDELKSQGVRVEIDDRNEKMGYKIREAQMHKIPYQLVIGDKEIENNEVNVRKYGSKDQETVEKDEFIWNLVDEIRLKKQRQN from the coding sequence ATGGATAAAATCAATATTACTTTCCCAGACGGAAACAGTACAGAGTTTGACAAAGGAATTACTACTGAGGAAATTGCTCAATCAATCAGCCCAGGACTTCGTAAAAAAGCTGTAGCTGGTAAATTCAATGATAAAATGGTGGATTTAACTCGACCATTAGAAGAAGATGGCTCAATTGAAATTGTGACACCTGGCAGTGATGAAGCGTTAGAAGTTTTACGTCATTCTACTGCTCATTTAATGGCACAAGCATTAAAACGTTTGTATGGAGATGTTAAATTCGGAGTTGGACCAGTTATTGATGGCGGCTTCTATTATGACTTTGATACAGATGTTAAAATTTCTTCTGATGACTTCCCTGAAATCGAAAAAACAATGAAACAAATTGTGAATGAAAATTATAAAATTGAACGCAAAGTAGTGAGTCGTGAAGAAGCAAAAGAATTCTTTAAAGATGATCCTTATAAATTAGAATTAATCGATGCGATTCCTGAAGATGAGTCAGTGACATTATATTCACAAGGTGAATTTACTGATTTATGTCGCGGAGTGCATGTCCCGTCAACTTCTAAAATTAAAGAATTCAAATTATTATCAACTGCAGGCGCTTATTGGAGAGGCGACAGTAATAATAAAATGCTTCAACGTATTTATGGTACTGCTTTCTTCGATAAAAAAGATTTGAAAGCACACTTAAAAATGTTAGAAGAACGTAAAGAACGTGACCACCGTAAAATCGGTAAAGAATTAGACTTGTTTATGAACAGCCAGCTTGTAGGTGCAGGGTTACCATTATGGTTGCCGAACGGTGCTACAATTCGTCGTGAAATTGAACGTTATATCGTTGATAAAGAAGTAGCACTTGGTTATGACCATGTTTATACTCCTGTTATGGCAAATGTAGAACTTTATAAAACATCTGGACACTGGGATCATTATCAAGACGACATGTTCCCGCCGATGAAGTTAGATGAAACAGAAGAAATGGTACTTAGACCAATGAACTGTCCGCATCATATGATGATTTATAAAAACAAACCGCATTCTTACAGAGAATTGCCTATTCGTATTGCTGAATTAGGTACAATGCATCGTTATGAAGCAAGTGGTGCTGTGTCTGGACTTCAACGTGTTCGCGGTATGACTTTAAATGATTCTCATATCTTTGTAAGACCAGACCAAATCAAAGAAGAATTCAAACGTGTTGTTGAATTGATTCTTGATGTATATGAAGACTTTGGTTTTGAAAATTACAGCTTCCGATTAAGTTATCGTGATCCTGAAGATAAAGAAAAATACTTTGACGATGATGAAATGTGGGAAAGAGCAGAATCAATGTTAAAAGAAGCGGTTGATGAAATGGGCTTACCATATGAAGAAGCAATTGGCGAAGCAGCTTTCTACGGCCCGAAACTTGATGTGCAAGTTAAAACTGCAATGGGTAAAGAAGAAACTTTATCAACTGCACAACTTGATTTCTTATTACCTGAAAGATTTGATTTGGCTTATATCGGAAAAGATGGAGAGGAACACCGTCCTGTAGTTATTCACCGTGGTGTAGTTTCTACTATGGAACGTTTTGTAGCATTCTTAACTGAAGAAACAAAAGGTGCTTTCCCAACTTGGTTGGCGCCAAAACAAGTTGAAATCATCCCTGTAAATGTTGATTTGCATTATGACTATGCAAGACAAATTCAAGATGAATTGAAATCTCAAGGTGTACGTGTTGAAATTGATGATCGTAATGAAAAAATGGGTTACAAAATCCGTGAAGCACAAATGCACAAAATTCCTTACCAACTTGTAATTGGTGATAAAGAGATTGAAAATAATGAAGTTAATGTAAGAAAATATGGTTCAAAAGATCAAGAAACTGTAGAAAAAGATGAGTTTATCTGGAATTTAGTAGATGAAATTCGTTTAAAAAAACAAAGACAAAATTAA
- the nrdR gene encoding transcriptional regulator NrdR produces MKCPKCNSTHSRVVDSRHADEVNAIRRRRECENCGTRFTTFEHIEMSPLIVVKKDGTREQFLRDKILNGLVRSCEKRPVGYQQLEDITNKVEWRLRDEGQAEVSSREIGEHVMNLLMHVDQVSYVRFASVYKEFKDVDQLLESMQGILQEKNKRSDN; encoded by the coding sequence ATGAAATGCCCTAAATGTAATTCAACACATTCTCGTGTAGTTGATTCCAGACATGCAGATGAAGTTAATGCAATCCGTAGACGACGAGAATGTGAAAATTGCGGCACACGTTTTACAACATTTGAACATATAGAAATGAGCCCGCTGATTGTTGTCAAAAAAGATGGCACACGCGAGCAATTCTTAAGAGATAAGATTTTAAACGGGCTAGTTCGTTCATGTGAAAAACGTCCAGTCGGTTATCAGCAACTTGAAGATATTACCAATAAAGTAGAATGGCGTTTGCGAGATGAAGGCCAAGCAGAAGTATCTTCTAGAGAAATAGGAGAACATGTAATGAATTTATTGATGCATGTCGATCAAGTTTCGTATGTCCGTTTCGCCTCAGTTTATAAGGAATTTAAAGATGTTGATCAGTTACTCGAATCTATGCAAGGTATATTGCAAGAAAAGAACAAACGGAGTGACAATTAA